One window from the genome of Hydractinia symbiolongicarpus strain clone_291-10 chromosome 1, HSymV2.1, whole genome shotgun sequence encodes:
- the LOC130640382 gene encoding uncharacterized protein LOC130640382 → MGNQYSTELRSIGTRKLSTKKREIQESKYARNNGNKIIGPVPIKRNLLTKSRSCEERKIESINIRTTLSLNNIESHQTATAKVTDMDSLQNKSSTAQHETISINRNDVSLESNGEKDIKSETNETSTSKPVLGTVECYEKNIEEHEKNAGYNESGTCLNESMDNVLNEYEDSSEVSNEDDNKVYLRVPNLTPRRNTCSSETKKSSMKSSQIGLKEHVQKQKKVSLNDNVFIYESDSDSCGPSDVHTRPGRSKSEACVESKDVANAKHTRRRTKSDIDSKQYFDQKTIPLPSHLIKRINYAKRHRRLTQSKSFTANALTKPTTEAKKLHLRMPLRCRINVKLIPDFDQYETARSIEIKHVLCLRITPLSFKEIEKAHQLFEAEITFTEGTMRDVVDTVTGKTQKRLVRAHSWTGFSHTVELSKDKLTIQGNFQATNRGLIPFLEFELELQPNYKSIPSADTGEKLLSVGRFVFQDTRQIIKEKIYKWKAAVERFDGFPSSDSEDEQ, encoded by the coding sequence ATGGGGAACCAATATTCCACTGAACTAAGGTCCATAGGTACACGAAAGTTATCGACGAAAAAACGGGAAATCCAAGAATCAAAATATGCAAGAAATAATGGTAACAAAATCATTGGTCCTGTGCCAATAAAACGAAATCTTCTGACAAAATCAAGAAGTTGTGAGGAGCGAAAAATTGAAAGCATAAACATACGAACTACACTTAGCCTCAACAATATAGAATCTCATCAAACGGCTACAGCGAAGGTTACAGATATGGACTCTCTGCAAAACAAATCAAGCACAGCTCAACATGAGACGATATCAATAAACAGGAATGATGTCTCGCTTGAGAGCAATGGAGAAAAGGACATTAAAAGCGAAACCAATGAGACTTCGACCTCAAAACCTGTTTTAGGAACTGTTGAAtgctatgaaaaaaatatagaagAGCACGAAAAAAATGCAGGGTATAATGAATCGGGTACTTGCCTAAATGAATCAATGGATAATGTTCTCAATGAGTATGAAGATAGCTCTGAGGTGTCAAATGAAGATGATAACAAGGTCTATTTAAGAGTCCCAAATCTTACCCCAAGACGTAATACATGTTCAAGTGAAACCAAAAAATCCAGCATGAAGTCTTCGCAAATAGGATTGAAAGAGCatgtacaaaaacaaaaaaaagttagtttaaACGACAACGTGTTTATATACGAGTCGGATAGTGACTCGTGCGGCCCTTCGGATGTACATACACGTCCCGGACGTTCAAAAAGCGAAGCTTGTGTTGAATCAAAAGATGTAGCAAATGCAAAACACACACGAAGGAGAACTAAATCAGATATTGATTCAAAGCAATATTTTGATCAAAAGACCATACCGTTACCAAGTCACCTAATTAAACGAATAAATTACGCGAAACGACACAGGCGTTTAACGCAATCTAAATCGTTTACCGCGAATGCTCTCACTAAACCAACAACCGAAGCCAAGAAATTACATCTTAGAATGCCATTACGATGTAGGATCAATGTTaaattaatacctgattttgaTCAATACGAAACCGCAAGGAGTATCGAAATAAAACACGTTCTTTGCCTGCGAATTACACCGTTATCGTTTAAAGAAATCGAAAAAGCTCACCAACTCTTCGAAGCGGAGATAACCTTTACTGAAGGTACAATGCGAGATGTTGTGGACACCGTGACAGGAAAAACTCAAAAGAGACTAGTTAGAGCACACTCGTGGACTGGCTTTTCACATACAGTAGAGCTAAGCAAAGATAAATTGACAATTCAAGGGAACTTTCAAGCCACCAATCGCGGCTTGATACCGTTTTTAGAGTTTGAATTGGAACTGCAACCCAATTATAAATCTATACCCTCTGCAGATACGGGTGAAAAACTTTTATCGGTGGGCAGGTTTGTTTTCCAAGACACAAGACAAattatcaaagaaaaaatatataaatggaAAGCAGCAGTCGAACGTTTTGACGGATTTCCCTCTTCTGATTCAGAAGATGAACAGTAA